Proteins from a single region of Cytophagaceae bacterium:
- the lpxD gene encoding UDP-3-O-(3-hydroxymyristoyl)glucosamine N-acyltransferase codes for MKFSLKQIAHLVGGDLRGDGEILVHDFAKIEEGKPGCISFLGNPKYENYIYSTSSSAVIVSKNFEPRKEITTNLIAVEDPYLAIGNLMSEYQKLTKNQKMGREEFSVVKESAKVAESAYIGSFAYISEGVVIKENAQIFPHVFLGKNVKIGKNTIIYSGAKIYDGIEIGEHCVIHAGAVIGSDGFGFAPDANGVYQDIPQLGKVIIGNHVSIGANTTIDRATMGATLIGNGVKLDNLVQIGHNVEIGDNTVIASQSGVAGSTKIGKSCLIAGQVGLVGHISIADGTKIGAQSGVSKSITTPGQSFSGRPLLPINEYLKQQVTLKKIFENINKK; via the coding sequence ATGAAGTTTTCTTTAAAGCAAATAGCACACCTCGTCGGAGGAGATTTAAGGGGTGATGGCGAAATACTCGTACATGACTTTGCAAAAATCGAAGAAGGGAAACCTGGATGTATTTCTTTTTTGGGAAATCCCAAGTATGAAAATTATATCTATTCCACCTCCTCAAGTGCAGTCATCGTTTCCAAAAATTTTGAACCACGCAAAGAAATTACCACCAATCTTATTGCGGTAGAAGATCCCTATCTGGCCATTGGTAATCTGATGTCGGAATATCAGAAACTTACAAAAAATCAAAAGATGGGTCGTGAAGAGTTTTCAGTTGTAAAAGAATCAGCAAAAGTGGCGGAGAGTGCATACATTGGTTCGTTTGCATATATTTCTGAAGGAGTAGTAATCAAAGAAAACGCTCAAATCTTCCCTCATGTATTCTTAGGAAAAAATGTAAAAATCGGAAAAAACACTATTATTTATTCCGGTGCAAAAATATACGACGGTATAGAAATCGGTGAACATTGTGTGATACATGCAGGTGCTGTAATAGGCTCTGATGGATTTGGTTTCGCTCCCGATGCCAACGGTGTTTATCAGGACATCCCACAGTTAGGCAAGGTGATTATCGGAAACCATGTGAGCATTGGGGCCAACACTACAATTGACAGGGCTACCATGGGTGCAACCTTGATTGGAAACGGTGTAAAACTCGACAATTTGGTACAAATCGGGCATAATGTGGAGATAGGCGACAATACCGTCATAGCTTCCCAATCAGGAGTAGCGGGCTCTACTAAAATCGGAAAATCTTGTCTGATAGCAGGCCAGGTGGGTTTGGTGGGTCACATAAGCATCGCCGACGGCACCAAAATAGGAGCACAATCGGGTGTGAGCAAAAGTATCACCACACCGGGCCAATCCTTCTCCGGTCGCCCTCTTTTACCTATTAATGAATATCTTAAACAACAGGTTACATTAAAAAAGATATTTGAAAATATAAATAAAAAATAA
- a CDS encoding efflux RND transporter permease subunit: MFEKLVKYSIHHKLVVGIVLALALAGGIVGFQKLPIDAVPDITNNQVVVITQTPTLAAQEVEQFITAPLEQYFLNIQNVEDIRSTSRQGLSVITLIFSDDVSILLARQLTSEQLKMAEEAIPGNFGTPQLAPITTGLGEIYQYTLETDGAAKEKYDLTDLRTMQDWIVKRQLSGIEGLTEISSFGGFVKQYEISVDPARLGQLGITLREVYDAVSANNRNTGGSYIEKNDQTYFIRGEGATSSLEDLGNIVIKMSGGVPVLVKDIAQLRYGAAKRFGALTRNGEGEAVGGIVLMLKGADSEKTINLVKERIEKINKNLPEGVVIKPFIDRTKLIDKSLKTVRNNLLEGGLIVIFVLVLLMGSVRAGLIVASVIPITMIITFGLMQIFGITANLMSLGAIDFGLLVDCSVIIVEAILFQLHHDEKFKEDKIRSNVFDSVVFQTTKKVLSAALFGGLIILIVYLPILSLGGIEGKMFKPMAMTVSLALSVAILLSITYVPAMSSLLLKNEGKKEFKLSQKIIDLMFGTFKPAFDYSLKHYKSVLLASVVLFGISIALFMNMGGEFIPTLDEGDMAIDFQTPQGSSLNTTIAATTKAQQVLKKNFPEIQQIVGRIGASEVPTDPMPPEMSDLMINLKDHSEWTSANNRTELAEKMAKVLEEEMPGTSAEFTQPIQMRFNEMIAGSKSEFAIKIFGQDLELLNRKAHEVEKVLYKMEGTETVKIERISGRPQINVKYDKAKLSQYGLNIDDLNFNLKTAFAGETAGIFFENEKRFDVVVRFAQSAADDLEHIRNLPITTPGGALVKFSDLAEIDYKNAPSQISREKSNRRIIIGVSISGRDLEGYANEAAQKIEQKVKLEPGYYFEYGGSFENLLNAKNRLMLAVPAAMVLIFFLLYFSLSSFTQAGLVFSAIPFSAIGGVFALLLRGMPFSISAGVGFIALFGVAVLNGLVLISYFNQSEEQDILKRINEGVKSMFRPVVVTGLVASLGFLPMALSSSAGAEVQKPLATVVIGGLFTSTLLTLVVLPIIYMIFMRYSHNKKGL; the protein is encoded by the coding sequence ATGTTTGAAAAACTAGTCAAATATAGTATTCATCACAAACTGGTGGTGGGTATAGTATTAGCATTGGCTCTGGCAGGCGGAATTGTGGGTTTTCAAAAATTGCCCATTGATGCCGTACCAGATATTACCAATAACCAGGTGGTGGTGATTACTCAGACGCCCACTTTGGCTGCACAGGAGGTAGAGCAGTTTATTACCGCACCTCTTGAGCAATACTTTCTAAATATTCAGAATGTCGAAGACATTCGATCTACCTCACGTCAGGGTCTCTCGGTAATCACCTTAATTTTTTCTGATGATGTAAGTATCCTTCTTGCCCGGCAGCTGACATCCGAACAGCTAAAAATGGCCGAGGAAGCAATACCGGGTAATTTTGGCACCCCACAATTGGCCCCAATCACAACAGGCTTAGGCGAAATATATCAATATACACTTGAAACCGATGGAGCCGCAAAAGAAAAGTATGACCTCACCGACCTGAGAACAATGCAGGATTGGATTGTAAAACGGCAACTTTCCGGTATCGAAGGCCTCACCGAAATTTCGAGTTTTGGTGGTTTTGTAAAGCAATATGAAATTAGTGTAGATCCCGCCAGATTAGGCCAGTTGGGAATTACTCTTCGTGAAGTTTATGATGCAGTAAGTGCCAATAACCGTAACACCGGCGGTAGTTACATTGAAAAAAATGACCAGACCTATTTTATCAGAGGTGAAGGGGCCACCAGTTCACTGGAAGATCTGGGAAATATCGTTATTAAGATGTCAGGAGGAGTTCCGGTTTTGGTAAAAGATATTGCACAGCTTAGATATGGTGCTGCAAAAAGATTTGGTGCACTGACCAGAAATGGAGAGGGTGAAGCCGTTGGGGGAATCGTTTTGATGTTAAAAGGGGCCGATTCTGAAAAAACAATAAACCTTGTAAAAGAGCGGATTGAAAAAATCAATAAAAACCTTCCTGAAGGGGTTGTGATTAAACCATTTATTGATCGTACCAAATTGATTGATAAGTCCTTGAAGACAGTCCGAAACAATCTTTTGGAAGGAGGCCTTATTGTAATTTTTGTATTGGTTTTGCTGATGGGAAGTGTAAGAGCAGGCTTAATAGTGGCCAGTGTTATTCCTATCACCATGATAATAACCTTTGGTTTGATGCAAATATTCGGCATTACAGCCAATTTGATGAGCCTGGGAGCGATTGATTTTGGTTTGCTGGTTGACTGTTCTGTCATAATTGTGGAGGCCATTTTATTCCAGTTGCACCATGATGAAAAGTTTAAAGAAGATAAAATCAGAAGCAATGTTTTTGACAGTGTGGTATTCCAAACTACCAAAAAAGTGCTTTCAGCTGCATTGTTTGGCGGCTTGATAATATTGATTGTGTATTTGCCAATCTTATCATTGGGTGGAATCGAAGGTAAAATGTTTAAACCAATGGCCATGACCGTGAGTTTGGCCTTGAGTGTGGCAATTTTGCTTTCTATCACTTATGTGCCTGCTATGAGTTCACTTTTATTAAAAAATGAAGGAAAAAAAGAATTTAAACTTTCCCAAAAAATAATAGATTTGATGTTTGGAACATTCAAACCGGCATTTGATTATTCTCTAAAACATTACAAATCTGTTTTGCTGGCATCAGTCGTTTTATTTGGGATCAGTATAGCACTTTTTATGAATATGGGTGGGGAATTTATCCCTACTTTGGATGAGGGTGACATGGCTATTGATTTTCAGACTCCTCAGGGATCCTCATTAAATACTACAATTGCAGCAACCACCAAAGCTCAGCAGGTACTTAAAAAGAACTTTCCTGAGATTCAACAAATTGTGGGAAGAATCGGTGCTTCCGAAGTGCCCACTGACCCAATGCCACCTGAAATGTCGGATCTGATGATAAATCTGAAAGATCATTCAGAGTGGACAAGTGCAAATAACCGAACTGAGTTAGCAGAGAAAATGGCTAAAGTATTGGAAGAAGAAATGCCGGGAACTTCAGCAGAATTTACTCAACCGATTCAGATGAGATTCAATGAGATGATCGCCGGGTCCAAATCGGAATTTGCCATTAAAATATTTGGTCAGGATCTGGAATTGCTCAACAGAAAAGCTCATGAAGTAGAAAAAGTGTTGTACAAGATGGAGGGAACGGAAACCGTTAAGATTGAGAGAATTAGTGGCAGACCTCAGATAAATGTGAAATATGATAAAGCCAAACTTTCTCAATACGGATTGAATATCGATGACCTCAATTTCAATTTAAAAACAGCCTTTGCAGGTGAAACAGCTGGAATTTTCTTTGAAAATGAAAAACGATTTGATGTGGTTGTCCGTTTTGCCCAATCAGCTGCAGACGATCTGGAACACATCAGAAATCTTCCAATTACTACTCCCGGAGGTGCCCTTGTGAAATTCTCGGATCTGGCAGAAATAGATTACAAAAATGCCCCTTCCCAAATTTCAAGAGAAAAATCAAACCGTAGGATTATAATTGGTGTAAGTATCAGTGGCCGTGACCTCGAAGGTTATGCCAATGAAGCTGCCCAGAAAATCGAGCAAAAAGTGAAGTTGGAGCCCGGTTATTATTTCGAATATGGCGGCTCATTTGAAAACTTGCTCAATGCTAAAAACCGACTGATGCTTGCTGTTCCGGCAGCTATGGTGCTCATTTTCTTTTTGTTATACTTTTCACTCTCTTCCTTTACTCAAGCAGGGCTGGTGTTTAGTGCCATTCCTTTTTCTGCTATCGGTGGTGTATTTGCCCTGCTTTTGAGAGGAATGCCGTTCAGTATTTCTGCAGGTGTAGGATTCATTGCTTTGTTTGGAGTAGCTGTTCTTAACGGTTTGGTTTTGATAAGCTATTTTAATCAATCAGAAGAGCAGGATATTTTGAAAAGGATTAATGAAGGCGTAAAATCTATGTTCAGACCGGTGGTGGTTACAGGATTGGTGGCTTCTCTTGGATTCTTACCGATGGCTCTTTCGAGTTCAGCAGGTGCTGAAGTACAGAAACCTCTGGCTACGGTGGTAATCGGTGGTTTGTTCACTTCTACACTGTTAACATTGGTGGTACTACCAATTATCTATATGATTTTTATGCGTTATTCTCACAATAAAAAAGGACTTTGA
- a CDS encoding GIY-YIG nuclease family protein gives MKDICCYILWSKKLNKFYIGACQDSLQERIKKHNMGFYDGINFTKKANDWSIYLRIDAMDYSHAVRIEKKIKSMKSSIYIKNLLKYPDLISKIFEETKEHLTLPMAIGTVGAWFDPRWAHFKIKELQKCFSFFYFQLHTFYILFIMKDICCYILWSEKLNKFYIGACQDSLQERIKKHNMGFYEGSNFTKKANDWSIYLRIDAMDYSHAIRIEKKIKSMKSSIYIKNLLKYPGLISKIFEETKKGN, from the coding sequence ATGAAAGATATTTGCTGCTACATTCTTTGGTCTAAAAAACTCAATAAATTCTATATTGGTGCCTGTCAGGATTCATTGCAGGAAAGAATCAAAAAACATAATATGGGTTTTTATGATGGCATTAATTTTACCAAAAAAGCAAATGATTGGTCTATTTATTTAAGAATTGATGCGATGGATTATTCACACGCTGTTAGAATAGAAAAAAAGATAAAATCTATGAAAAGCTCTATTTACATCAAAAACCTACTTAAATACCCTGACTTAATTTCAAAGATTTTCGAAGAAACAAAAGAGCATCTGACTCTCCCGATGGCTATCGGGACAGTAGGTGCCTGGTTCGATCCCAGGTGGGCCCACTTCAAAATCAAGGAGTTACAGAAATGTTTCTCCTTTTTTTATTTTCAATTGCATACTTTCTACATACTTTTTATCATGAAAGATATTTGCTGCTACATTCTTTGGTCTGAAAAACTCAATAAATTCTACATTGGTGCCTGTCAGGATTCATTGCAGGAAAGAATCAAGAAACATAATATGGGTTTTTATGAAGGCTCTAATTTTACCAAAAAAGCAAATGATTGGTCTATTTATTTAAGAATTGATGCGATGGATTATTCACACGCTATTAGAATTGAAAAGAAGATAAAATCTATGAAAAGCTCTATTTACATTAAAAACCTACTTAAATACCCTGGATTAATTTCAAAGATTTTCGAAGAAACAAAAAAAGGCAACTGA
- a CDS encoding TolC family protein, whose amino-acid sequence MKIRIFKIALFCLTLSLSFRGLFAQNSELNQLIQVANSQNRDLQIAYKNTEMHKAQINTAYDMPKTPVELQVGNIQNPFVRDYTLGVSQSFELPSVYKNKKQYLISLGQTAEVQTEVLKRQLKLEIRMLYSALSSVNSKTELINQELEKLKDLSRVYQHKFEQGEADQSDFLNIRLKENELARSLSVYEMEKKNLEMQLMQVLNQTSLPVLTYTAPWTYDGLKNTMLPGNPVKKLNNSLIDNALKEELTIKDHKKPTLNAGVYNQSMLGSLRQFVGVVGVEIPIFVKAYNARQQSAKLRVEMAEQQRDKFDFQMQTELNALQNQLEIIEKQLNSIRNSSLPDAEKSLSILLNKYKEGQTEYTDWYIVFGQYLGYKNNLIDLEKEKNITVSKIYYISENE is encoded by the coding sequence ATGAAAATCAGAATATTTAAAATAGCACTTTTCTGTTTAACGCTCAGTTTATCTTTTCGAGGACTTTTTGCTCAAAATTCAGAATTGAATCAACTGATTCAGGTGGCCAACAGTCAGAACCGTGATTTGCAAATAGCATATAAAAACACTGAGATGCATAAGGCTCAGATCAATACGGCCTACGATATGCCCAAAACGCCAGTTGAACTTCAGGTGGGTAATATTCAAAATCCCTTCGTGAGAGATTACACCCTTGGGGTTTCCCAATCGTTTGAATTGCCTTCAGTTTACAAAAACAAAAAACAATATCTTATTTCTTTGGGGCAAACTGCAGAGGTTCAGACTGAGGTATTGAAACGTCAACTCAAGCTGGAGATTAGAATGCTGTATTCTGCCCTTTCGTCAGTAAATTCTAAAACCGAACTTATTAACCAGGAATTGGAAAAGCTGAAAGATTTGAGCAGAGTATATCAACATAAGTTTGAACAGGGAGAGGCAGACCAATCGGATTTTCTAAATATCAGGTTAAAAGAAAACGAGTTAGCCAGGAGTTTGTCGGTTTACGAAATGGAAAAGAAAAATCTAGAGATGCAACTGATGCAGGTTTTAAATCAAACTTCACTTCCTGTACTAACCTACACTGCACCCTGGACTTACGATGGATTGAAAAATACTATGCTTCCCGGGAACCCTGTCAAAAAGTTGAATAATAGCCTCATTGACAATGCCTTAAAAGAAGAATTGACAATTAAGGATCATAAGAAACCAACCCTCAATGCCGGAGTTTATAATCAGAGTATGTTGGGAAGTCTGAGACAGTTTGTTGGAGTAGTTGGGGTCGAAATTCCAATTTTTGTTAAAGCTTACAATGCCCGCCAGCAGTCTGCTAAATTAAGAGTTGAAATGGCTGAGCAACAGCGGGATAAGTTTGATTTTCAGATGCAAACAGAATTAAATGCCTTGCAAAATCAATTGGAAATTATTGAAAAACAACTCAATTCCATCAGAAATTCCAGTTTGCCTGATGCCGAAAAGTCGCTTTCCATTCTTTTAAATAAATATAAAGAGGGGCAAACGGAATATACAGACTGGTATATAGTTTTTGGTCAATATCTTGGGTACAAAAACAATTTGATTGATTTGGAAAAAGAAAAAAATATTACAGTTTCAAAAATTTATTATATATCTGAAAATGAATAA
- a CDS encoding GIY-YIG nuclease family protein translates to MKDICCYILWSEKLGKFYIGACQDSLQERIKKHNMGFYDGINFTKKANDWSIYLRIDAMDYSHAIRIEKKIKSMKSSIYIKNLLKYPGLISKIFEETKKGKDSPESR, encoded by the coding sequence ATGAAAGATATTTGCTGCTACATTCTTTGGTCTGAAAAACTCGGTAAATTCTATATTGGTGCCTGTCAGGATTCATTGCAGGAAAGAATCAAGAAACATAATATGGGTTTTTATGATGGCATTAATTTTACCAAAAAAGCAAATGATTGGTCTATTTATTTAAGAATTGATGCGATGGATTATTCACACGCTATTAGAATTGAAAAGAAGATAAAATCTATGAAAAGCTCTATTTACATTAAAAACCTACTTAAATACCCTGGATTAATTTCAAAGATTTTCGAAGAAACAAAAAAAGGCAAAGACTCTCCCGAATCCCGATAG
- a CDS encoding helix-turn-helix domain-containing protein, which translates to MSLPVLNVCDLFSKEAVSSSVAVHDLNVLLKNDVFIPKKPHRHSFYQVLFIEKGRGLHRIDFKNFSIDSPVVFFLSPGQVHNLVFDNTDVEGYMINFSEDYFNEFLARKGFIDELCLFKRNGEIKPINPGLELPEFRRIIENIALTYFKKPQYWFEKIRVMLLEFFYLAACDLEKVKSEENLKSNQHILKRFEDLIEKHFSEWHHPQVYANELAITANYLNAKCKSSSGKTAGQWIRARLILEAKRLLVNSDLSISEISYQLNFEDNSYFTKFFKSGTGISPSDFRQNLNK; encoded by the coding sequence ATGAGCCTTCCTGTTTTAAATGTTTGTGATTTATTTTCAAAAGAAGCAGTAAGCAGCAGTGTTGCTGTGCATGATCTTAACGTTTTGTTGAAAAATGATGTTTTTATACCAAAAAAACCACACAGACATAGTTTTTATCAGGTCTTATTTATTGAAAAAGGACGTGGGCTGCACCGAATTGACTTTAAGAATTTCAGCATTGACTCTCCGGTGGTATTTTTTCTTTCTCCGGGGCAAGTACATAATCTGGTTTTTGATAATACTGATGTTGAAGGTTATATGATAAACTTCAGTGAGGATTATTTTAACGAATTTCTTGCACGAAAAGGTTTTATAGATGAATTGTGCTTGTTTAAAAGAAATGGAGAAATCAAACCCATCAATCCAGGTTTAGAACTACCCGAATTCCGAAGGATTATTGAAAATATCGCTCTGACGTATTTCAAAAAACCTCAATATTGGTTCGAAAAAATCAGAGTCATGCTTCTGGAATTCTTCTATTTGGCTGCTTGCGATTTGGAAAAAGTTAAATCCGAAGAAAATCTTAAGTCTAATCAGCATATCCTAAAAAGGTTTGAAGACTTGATTGAAAAACATTTTTCAGAATGGCATCATCCTCAAGTCTATGCCAATGAATTGGCAATAACGGCCAATTATCTCAATGCAAAATGTAAGTCCAGTTCGGGAAAAACTGCAGGCCAGTGGATCAGAGCCCGATTAATACTTGAAGCCAAAAGACTTTTGGTAAATTCAGATCTCAGTATTTCTGAAATATCCTATCAACTTAACTTTGAAGACAATTCTTATTTTACAAAATTTTTCAAATCCGGCACAGGAATTTCACCTTCTGATTTCAGGCAAAACTTAAATAAGTAA
- a CDS encoding GIY-YIG nuclease family protein: protein MKDICCYILWSKKLNKFYIGACQDSLQERIKKHNMGFYDGINFTKKQMIGLFI, encoded by the coding sequence ATGAAAGATATTTGCTGCTACATTCTTTGGTCTAAAAAACTCAATAAATTCTATATTGGTGCCTGTCAGGATTCATTGCAGGAAAGAATCAAAAAACATAATATGGGTTTTTATGATGGCATTAATTTTACCAAAAAGCAAATGATTGGTCTATTTATTTAA
- a CDS encoding HD domain-containing protein, producing MTNKRKIFNDPVYGFITIPSDFIFEVIEHPYFQRLRRIKQLGMSELVYPGAFHTRFSHALGAMHLMTEALATLQSKGHQISEIEIEAAQLAILLHDIGHGPFSHVLEYTLLDNVNHELISEIIMKELNQVFEGKLSLAIEIFNNQYHRPFFHQLVSSQLDMDRMDYLNRDSFYTGVVEGKVGAERIIKMLNIVDNELVVEEKGLLSVENFLVARRLMYWQVYLHKTAISAETILIKLFERIKELNGKGETVNLPYPISVFMLENVNKEKFLGEEKYLQTFLKLDDYDIWGLIKQLQNHPDILLSYLSTCLTDRNLFKIKMDIDLDTQALRIEKTMELLERKINPQFLKYLVVEGSISNSGYIAKESNIKILMKNGIILDISEASDLPTIKAMSNIVKKNYICYANDVYLR from the coding sequence TTGACCAACAAACGTAAAATATTCAACGATCCGGTATATGGCTTCATAACCATTCCTTCGGACTTTATATTTGAAGTCATTGAGCATCCTTATTTCCAGCGGCTACGCAGAATAAAACAACTGGGTATGTCAGAACTGGTATATCCCGGTGCTTTTCATACTCGCTTTAGCCATGCATTAGGAGCCATGCACCTCATGACCGAAGCTCTGGCAACACTTCAATCCAAAGGACACCAGATATCCGAAATTGAAATCGAAGCAGCTCAGTTGGCTATTTTACTACATGATATTGGCCATGGGCCTTTCTCGCATGTCCTGGAATATACATTGCTTGATAACGTAAACCATGAACTCATTTCTGAGATCATCATGAAAGAGCTCAATCAGGTTTTTGAAGGAAAACTTAGTCTGGCAATCGAGATTTTCAACAATCAATACCACCGTCCATTTTTCCACCAGTTGGTATCCAGTCAGCTCGATATGGATCGCATGGATTACCTTAACCGCGACAGTTTTTATACGGGTGTAGTTGAAGGCAAAGTGGGTGCAGAGAGAATTATCAAAATGTTAAATATCGTTGACAATGAGCTGGTGGTGGAGGAGAAAGGCTTGTTGAGTGTTGAAAACTTTCTCGTAGCACGAAGACTCATGTACTGGCAGGTGTATTTGCACAAAACGGCCATTAGTGCCGAGACGATTCTGATCAAGTTATTTGAAAGAATCAAAGAACTTAACGGTAAAGGCGAAACCGTAAACCTCCCCTATCCGATTTCGGTTTTTATGCTTGAAAATGTAAATAAAGAGAAATTTTTAGGTGAAGAAAAATATCTTCAAACATTTCTTAAGCTCGACGATTATGATATTTGGGGACTGATTAAGCAATTACAAAATCACCCTGACATACTTCTCTCTTACCTTTCTACTTGTTTGACCGACCGAAACCTTTTTAAAATCAAGATGGATATCGACCTGGATACACAAGCATTGCGTATAGAAAAAACCATGGAATTGCTGGAAAGAAAAATCAACCCGCAGTTTCTGAAATATTTGGTGGTGGAAGGCAGTATTAGTAACAGCGGTTATATAGCTAAAGAGTCGAATATAAAGATTTTAATGAAAAATGGTATTATACTCGACATATCAGAGGCTTCTGACCTACCGACCATCAAGGCAATGAGCAATATTGTCAAAAAAAATTATATATGTTATGCCAATGATGTATATTTACGGTGA
- a CDS encoding bifunctional UDP-3-O-[3-hydroxymyristoyl] N-acetylglucosamine deacetylase/3-hydroxyacyl-ACP dehydratase — protein sequence MNLKQHTISENVSVYGKGLHTGELVSITLKPASNNHGIIFQRIDLENKPLVPALVDNVVDTSRSTVIEKDGGRIGTIEHLMAALAGLQVDNILVEIDGPEVPILDGSAIPFIELIEKAGIQEQNALRNYYDVPEAVHYRNVEKNIELAALPLDDYRLTVMVDFNSHILHPQHAQLHEISLFKEHIAPCRTFVFVHEIENLAKLGLIKGGDLSNAVVISETDITQKQISDLETLLDKKIESDGKAGIMNDEKLKFHNEPARHKLLDLMGDLALIGRPLKAHILAARPGHASNVELAKLIKKQIDQKSTAAPYFDANAEPVFTVIDIAKLLPHRYPFQLVDKIMSLDGTTVIGIKNITMNEPQFTGHFPDNPVMPGVLQVEAIAQTGGVLVLTSTGEPEKYWPYLVGIESCRFFKNVLPGDSLVIRCTLSAPIRMGVAKMHGEAWVGKNLVCSVDMTARLVKKSN from the coding sequence ATGAATTTAAAACAGCATACCATTTCTGAAAATGTTTCGGTTTACGGAAAAGGATTGCATACCGGTGAGCTAGTTTCAATAACTCTCAAACCGGCTTCTAATAATCATGGAATTATATTTCAGAGAATAGACCTTGAAAACAAACCTTTGGTTCCGGCATTGGTTGACAATGTGGTAGATACCAGCCGCAGCACAGTAATCGAAAAAGACGGAGGTCGTATAGGCACTATTGAACACCTGATGGCTGCTCTGGCAGGCTTGCAGGTTGATAATATATTAGTAGAAATTGACGGTCCTGAGGTACCCATCCTCGATGGTAGTGCAATTCCTTTTATAGAATTGATTGAAAAAGCGGGAATACAGGAACAAAATGCTTTGCGTAATTATTACGATGTACCCGAGGCGGTTCACTATAGGAATGTAGAAAAAAACATCGAACTGGCTGCTTTGCCATTGGATGATTACCGCCTGACAGTAATGGTCGATTTCAACTCGCACATATTACACCCGCAACATGCTCAGCTTCATGAAATATCCCTTTTTAAAGAGCATATTGCCCCTTGTCGCACTTTTGTATTTGTACACGAAATAGAAAATCTGGCAAAACTTGGCCTCATTAAAGGGGGTGACCTTAGCAATGCGGTAGTAATTTCTGAAACTGATATTACACAAAAACAAATATCAGATCTGGAGACACTTTTAGATAAAAAAATTGAAAGTGATGGAAAAGCCGGTATTATGAATGATGAGAAACTCAAGTTTCATAATGAGCCCGCCAGACACAAACTATTGGATTTGATGGGCGATCTTGCCCTAATAGGCCGCCCTTTAAAAGCTCATATCCTTGCCGCAAGACCAGGACATGCCTCTAATGTAGAGCTGGCAAAACTGATCAAAAAACAAATAGATCAAAAATCTACAGCCGCTCCTTACTTTGATGCCAACGCCGAGCCGGTTTTTACCGTAATAGATATAGCAAAGCTTTTGCCACATCGTTATCCATTTCAATTGGTTGACAAAATCATGTCATTGGACGGAACAACGGTGATTGGAATTAAAAACATTACTATGAATGAGCCACAGTTTACGGGTCATTTCCCTGATAATCCGGTAATGCCTGGGGTTTTGCAGGTAGAGGCCATAGCTCAGACAGGTGGTGTATTGGTTTTAACATCAACCGGTGAGCCCGAAAAATACTGGCCTTATCTGGTTGGAATAGAAAGTTGCAGGTTTTTTAAAAATGTTTTGCCGGGAGATTCGTTAGTAATAAGATGTACCCTATCGGCACCCATTAGAATGGGCGTAGCCAAAATGCATGGAGAAGCCTGGGTCGGCAAAAATTTAGTTTGCTCTGTCGATATGACAGCCCGATTGGTAAAGAAATCCAATTAA